CATTTTGAAAGTCATCTACAGCACCATCATGGGCGTGGCTTTGCTCATCTTCACCATTACCGGTTTCTGGCTTTGGTACGGGCCCAAGCGCATGAAACAGGAGAAGCCCACCCTTGTGGCCCAGCCAAACCGTCCGCGCACCGGCAGGCCCCTCCACGGCGAGTAATCAGGATTTCCTTTTCCGGCACCGGGATCCTGCCTGTCTTTTCATTTCCGTTTTAAGGGTGTTTTCCGGGAAACAGGGCCAAAACGTAACGCCCTGAGGCTGTGGTGTGAATAGCTGCTTTCTGCTATTTTAAATTCGCGGCGGCTTTCTTAGATTTGTTTCCCCTTTTTTCTTCACCCATACTTTTCAGCTGTGCGCCCCTTTGCTTGTTCCCGGCTCTGGCCCCTGGCCCTGTGCCTTGTTTTTCCCTGCTCCTGCCTTATGACCCAGGTATTTGCCCAAAGCCAAAGGCAAAGCACCATCTGGTATTTTGGCAATAACGCCGGGCTTGATTTCACTTCCGGAACGCCTATCCCCCTTCTCAACGGTGCCATGCAAACCAGTGAGGGCTGCGCCTCCATTGCAGACCAGCAGGGCAACCTTTTATTTTACACAGACGGGCTCACGGTCTTTAACCGCCACCACCAACCCATGCCCAACGGCACCGGTTTGCTGGGCAACAGCTCCACGGCGCAGGCCGCGGTCATAGTGCCGGCGCCCGCCAACCCGCAGTGGTATTATGTCTTTACCAACACCAATAATGCCCGCCCCAACGGGTTAACCTATAGCCTGGTAGACATGACCCAGGATTCTGGCGCCGGCAATGTCATCCAGAAAAACACCTTCCTTTTTGCCCCCACCTCAGAGATGGTGACCGCGGTACGCCACCAGAACCAGCAGGCTTATTGGGTGATGACCCATGAAAACGGCAGCAACGCCTTCAGGGCCTACCTGGTTACCTCTGCCGGCGTAAGCCCCACGGCGGTCATCAGCCGGATAGGCACCACCCATGCCCCAGAGCCTACCGGTAACACAGCCATTGGGTGCATGAAATTCTCGCCGGACGGCAAAAAACTGGCGGTGGCTTCTTTTGGCGTGGGCGCCGAGGTCTATGATTTTAACGCCGCCACCGGCGAGGTCTCTAACCCCATCAGGATACCGGGCTTTTCGCAGGGCTACGGGGTGGAGTTCTCGCCAGACGGGTCATTGCTCTACATCACTACCGGCGGAAACACCCAACTGCTGCAGGTAGACCTCAAAGCCGGTTCTCCCGCCAGCGTGGCCGCCTCAAAGATGGTCATCGCCAACATTGGCCAGGACGGATCTACGCGCTACGTGGGCGGAAGCCTGCAACTAGGCCCAGACGGGAAACTGTACGTGGCCCGACCCACCAGTGCCCACCTGGGAGTGGTGCAGAAGCCTAACCTGCGCGGCGCGGCCTGCACCTATGTAGACCAGGGGCTTTACCTGGGCGGAAAAACAAGCATGTGCGGCCTGCCGGTGTTCCTGCAAAGCCTGTTTTACTATGACGGGCAACTGCACCTGGCCAACACCTGCTTCGGGGACGTGACCCAATTTACCTTAGATGCGCCCCTGCCGCCGTCTCCGGTGACTACCCTCTGGAACTTCGGAGATCCGGCGTCGGGCGCAGCCAACACGTCTAGTGAGGTAGCACCTTCGCACCGCTTCACCGCCCCCGGCACCTACACCGTGAAACTGACCCGCACCTACGGTACCACCTTTGAGGAATACACCATCACGTTTGTGGTCAACCCCTTGCCGGCCGTGAACCTGGGCCCTGACCGTAACATCTGCCCTGGCTCATCTACCGTGCTGGACGCCACCCTGCCCAATGCCACGGCTTACCGCTGGAGCAACGGCAATACCCAAGCCAAGTTAACGGTCAACCAGCCCGGCACCTACTGGGTAGACGTGACCGTGAACGGCTGCACCACCCGTGATGAGGTTACCATCGGTTCGTTCCCGGTACCTGCCGTGGAATTGGGCCCAGACCGCCAGCTGTGTCAGGGCGAGACCCTACTCCTGGACGTGGCGCTACCCAACACCACCTACCGCTGGCAAGACGGTTCCACTAATTCCTCCTTCCTGGTGACCGCCCCCGGCCGGTATGAAGTCACCCTTACTAACGCCCAAGGCTGCTCTACCACAGATGCCGTCACCATTGGCTACAAACCTCTGCCCATTGTCAACCTGGGCCCCGACCGCGTGCTGTGCGCCGGTGACCCGCTGGTGCTGGGGGCTGCCCAGGCCAATGCTACCTACAAGTGGCAGGATGGCTCCACTTCCGCTACCTTCTCCCCTACCCGCACCGGCACGTATTGGCAGGAGGTGACCATCAATGGCTGCACCAGCCGTGACGAAGTAAACGTGCTCTTTAACCCCGTGCCGCAGGTGAACCTGGGCCGTGACACCACCCTTTGTGACGGGCAGACGCTGCTGCTCAACATGGCCCGCGCCAACGCCACCTTTAAATGGCAGAACGGGTCTACCCAGCCTACCTTTACCGTTTCACAGGCCGGTACCTACTGGGTAGACGTCACCAATGAGCTGAACTGCACCACCCGTGATGAGATAAAGGTGCACTACCTCACGCCACCCGCCATTGAACTGGGCAATGACACCACCCTTTGCTACGGCGACACGCTTACCATTGGACAGATCCTGCCTAACGTGACCTATCTCTGGCAAGACGGCTCCACCAAACCCACCTTTGCCGTAACCCGGCCCGGCACCTACCGCGTGACCGCCTCTCTGCAGCACTGTAGCCAGACAGATGTGATTACCGTGAAGTTTAAAGACTGCGTAGGCGGCTTGTTCATTCCTAACATTATCACGCCCAACCATGACGGGGTTAATGACAACTTCTACATTATGGGCCTCCAGAACTCTACCAATCCTGCCCGTGAGGAGCAGTGGGAACTGTCAGTCTATGATCGCTGGGGCAAGCGGCTCTACCATACCCGTCACTACCAGAATGACTGGCAAGGCGAAGGTCTGATGGACGGCGTGTACTTCTATCACCTGGTGCATAGCAAAGACGGCAGGCTTTTTAAAGGATGGGTTGAGATTGTGCGGTAAAGGTGTATCTTTCGTACACTGCAACTCTACGGCTATGTCTTATCTTGACCAGATTTCAGAACCTACGCTATTGTTGAACGAGCAGATAGCGCGCGCCAACATCCGCCGCATGGCGGAGAAAGCCCGCCGGGCCGGGGTGCGTTTCCGGCCCCACTTCAAGACCCACCAGTCTAAACAGGTAGGTGAGTGGTTCAAAGAGGAAGGAGTGAAAGAAATCACCGTTTCCTCAGTGAAGATGGCCGCGTATTTCGCCCATCACGGCTGGACCGATATCACTATCGCCTTCCCGCTCAACCGGCGGCAGTTGCCCCAGATAGCCAAGCTGGCTCCTCAAATCACCTTAAACCTGCTGGTTACCTCCGCTGATGACGTGGCCTTTTTGCGGGAAAATTTGCGCCCCCCGGTCCATATCTGGGTAAAGATTGATACCGGCTACGGCCGCACGGGCATCATGCCCAAAGACACCGTCGCCCTGGATGCGGTCATGACCGAACTGGCCAGTACCCCGCAACATTCCTTTTGCGGCTTCCTGGCCCATGCCGGACACACCTACAAGACCCGCCATTTGGGCACCATCGCCTCTATTCATGAGCAGACCCTGGAAAAACTGCAGGCCCTGAAAGCCAGATACGCCCCGGCCTGGTCTGAGCTGGAGCTTTCTGTAGGAGACACGCCCAGTTGCAGTGTCATGGATGATTTTACCGGCATAGATGAGATACGCCCCGGCAACTTTGTGTTCTATGACCTAACCCAGAACCAGATTGGGTCCTGTACCCTGCCCGATATTGCCGTGGCCATGGCCTGCCCCGTAGTAGCCCTGCACCCCGAACGCAACGAAGTCATTCTTTACGGCGGCTCGGTGCACTTCTCCAAAGACGCGCTTTCGTTGCCTAACGGCAGCACCATCTTCGGGCTGGTAGTCCCGCTCAATGAAAAAGGGTGGGGAGAACCATTGCCCCAAACCTCAGTCATTTCCCTGTCTCAGGAACATGGCGTGGTGCACACTACTCATGATTTGATGAAGCATTTCGAATTGGGGGGCTTGGTGGGTGTGCTGCCAGTGCACGCCTGCCTGACCGCGGATTTAATGAAAGGGTATTTGACGCTGGATGGTAAGCGATTGGAGCATTTGAGTGGGGTGGTGTAGGAATGGGAGATTGCGCTCTGGGTATCTTTTCTCTTTTTGTCGTCCTGAAAGATTCTTCCCCTTCTATGTCATCCTGAAAGGATCTTGGTGGCGAACGGTAATAGCACCTACTACAAGGCTTTTCTAGTTTGCCCACAAGATCTTTCCAAGATGACAGAAGGAAAGTAATCGTTTTTGACTTGTTTTATGGAAAATAAGCTCAAAACGCATCTATTCACTATACCTTCACTACCCGTCTACTCACATGATGCGCATCAGAATCTTACTTTGCTTCTGTTTCCTCTGCCTTACCTTAGGTTGTGAAAATAATGTTCAGAGAACAACAGAAAATAGCCTTGAGCAAAGTATTACGCTCATCACTCTAGGGATTGCAGATTCAGCCACAAAGGAAAACAATGGGCATGGAATCATGCGCTGTCTGTACATTGACATTAGCAATGAAAGGTTCATACTGTACACTAAATTCCCTGAATCTGGCTCAGTTAATTATTTTAAAAGAAGCCAAACCTCTGGCTCCATCAAAGGCATAAAAAAAAGCTCAGCGGCAAGGCACTATCTCAAAAATATAAAAGCATTGCCAAATGGCAATTTAATTCCCAATTACACAGACGGCGCTCTTCATTGTGGCCCTACTAGACTCACCATTATCAAAGCAGGAAACATTGAGAAAGGATTTGCTACAGATGGTGACCAATATGCCTTTGAGCTTTTTAATGAGGTGGAAACCTTACGTGAGTTACCTATCAACAAGAAATCAATTTCTACCAGAATCACCCTTAACGAGGATAGTATTCTAGTCCCAGTCCTTACACACACAGAATTTTCAACGCTTCACAAAGGCATTCCTCTTGCAACCCCACCGCCTATTAGAAATGACATTAAGTTTTTCCCATCGCCCAGCAAAAACTAACCAACCCGTTTTGGGGTGTTTCGCGAAAAACACCCCAAAACGCTTTAACTGAAAAACTCCCCTCTCTACGGGAGAGGGGCCGGGGGTGACGCTAAAAACTCCCGGCTCCAACTAAACTATTCCGGGCTTATTTCGGTTAAGAAGAGATGCACGGCCCGCTCCTATTCTAGCGCGGGAATGTCTACCTTTGCCCTTTAAACCGAAACCGATCGGATGACGCCAAAAGAATCTGCCGCTACGTCTGTAGCCAAACATAAAACCACCACCGTGGATGTACCTTTCATTGAAGTGTACGGCGCCCGGGAACACAACCTCAAGAACATCAGCCTTAAGATACCGCGCAACGAGTTGGTGGTTTTCACGGGCATCAGCGGCAGCGGAAAGTCGTCGCTGGCCTTTGACACCATCTACGCCGAGGGGCAGCGCCGCTACATGGAGACCTTCTCGGCCTACGCGCGCTCTTTCCTGGGAGGTCTGGAACGGCCCAACGTAGACAAGATTGAAGGGCTTTCGCCAGTGATTTCTATTGAGCAGAAAACCACCTCGCGCAACCCCCGCTCCACCGTGGGCACCATCACCGAGATCTACGATTTCCTGCGTCTGCTCTACGCCCGCACCGCCGAGGCCTACAGTTACGTGACCGGTGAGAAGATGATCAAGCAGTCTGATGACCAGATTGTGCAGCATATTCTGGAGCATTTCAATGGCAAGCGAACCATCATTCTAGCCCCGGTGGTGAAAGGCCGCAAAGGCCATTACCGCGAGCTGTTTGAGCAAATAAGAAAGATGGGCTTCATTAGGGC
This Rufibacter radiotolerans DNA region includes the following protein-coding sequences:
- a CDS encoding T9SS C-terminal target domain-containing protein, whose translation is MTQVFAQSQRQSTIWYFGNNAGLDFTSGTPIPLLNGAMQTSEGCASIADQQGNLLFYTDGLTVFNRHHQPMPNGTGLLGNSSTAQAAVIVPAPANPQWYYVFTNTNNARPNGLTYSLVDMTQDSGAGNVIQKNTFLFAPTSEMVTAVRHQNQQAYWVMTHENGSNAFRAYLVTSAGVSPTAVISRIGTTHAPEPTGNTAIGCMKFSPDGKKLAVASFGVGAEVYDFNAATGEVSNPIRIPGFSQGYGVEFSPDGSLLYITTGGNTQLLQVDLKAGSPASVAASKMVIANIGQDGSTRYVGGSLQLGPDGKLYVARPTSAHLGVVQKPNLRGAACTYVDQGLYLGGKTSMCGLPVFLQSLFYYDGQLHLANTCFGDVTQFTLDAPLPPSPVTTLWNFGDPASGAANTSSEVAPSHRFTAPGTYTVKLTRTYGTTFEEYTITFVVNPLPAVNLGPDRNICPGSSTVLDATLPNATAYRWSNGNTQAKLTVNQPGTYWVDVTVNGCTTRDEVTIGSFPVPAVELGPDRQLCQGETLLLDVALPNTTYRWQDGSTNSSFLVTAPGRYEVTLTNAQGCSTTDAVTIGYKPLPIVNLGPDRVLCAGDPLVLGAAQANATYKWQDGSTSATFSPTRTGTYWQEVTINGCTSRDEVNVLFNPVPQVNLGRDTTLCDGQTLLLNMARANATFKWQNGSTQPTFTVSQAGTYWVDVTNELNCTTRDEIKVHYLTPPAIELGNDTTLCYGDTLTIGQILPNVTYLWQDGSTKPTFAVTRPGTYRVTASLQHCSQTDVITVKFKDCVGGLFIPNIITPNHDGVNDNFYIMGLQNSTNPAREEQWELSVYDRWGKRLYHTRHYQNDWQGEGLMDGVYFYHLVHSKDGRLFKGWVEIVR
- a CDS encoding alanine racemase; translation: MSYLDQISEPTLLLNEQIARANIRRMAEKARRAGVRFRPHFKTHQSKQVGEWFKEEGVKEITVSSVKMAAYFAHHGWTDITIAFPLNRRQLPQIAKLAPQITLNLLVTSADDVAFLRENLRPPVHIWVKIDTGYGRTGIMPKDTVALDAVMTELASTPQHSFCGFLAHAGHTYKTRHLGTIASIHEQTLEKLQALKARYAPAWSELELSVGDTPSCSVMDDFTGIDEIRPGNFVFYDLTQNQIGSCTLPDIAVAMACPVVALHPERNEVILYGGSVHFSKDALSLPNGSTIFGLVVPLNEKGWGEPLPQTSVISLSQEHGVVHTTHDLMKHFELGGLVGVLPVHACLTADLMKGYLTLDGKRLEHLSGVV